The DNA window ACAGTAAGCGCCCGCCAATTGACATAAATGTAAGTTGCCGCGAAGAGAGCGGCACAAAGCAATCAAGGAGATTTTCAATGTCCGTAGCCGGAACCTACAACACCGTCGTGAAGAGCCCGATGGGCGACCAGAGCGGCACTTTCACCGTCGTCCCGGGCGACGATGGCAAGACCTTCACCGGCTCGATGGCCGGCGGCATGGGCTCGATGGACGTCAAGGACGGCACCATCGACGGCGACACGCTGAACTGGAAGATGGACATGACCGTCCCGATGCCGATGACGCTGAACTGCACCGCCAATGTCGAAGGTGACCAGATGACCGGCACCGTCAATGCCGGCGCGTTCGGCGACATGCCGCTCACCGGTGAGCGCCAGGGCTGATTTTCCAGCTCCGCGTAAATACGAACAGAGGCCGCCGGAGCGATCCGGCGGCCTTTTTCGTGCCCGTTCGCGTCCCTATCTAGGCCTCATGGCTGACGACGAAACCGATCCCGCAGACAAAGCCCGCTATCGCAAGGTGCCGAGCGGGCGCGCATCCCGACTGGGCGCGTTCGGCAAGCTGGCGGGCGGCGTCGCAGGCGGATTGCTGGGCGAAGGAGCCCGCCGTCTGGCGCGCGGCGAGCGCCCGAAGATGCGCGACCTGCTCCTGACGCCGGGCAATGCGCGCCGGCTGACCGACCAGCTCTCGCACCTTCGCGGCGCGGCGATGAAGATGGGCCAGATGATCTCGATGGATGCGGGCGACATGCTGCCGCCCGAACTGTCCGAGATCCTCTCCGCCCTTCGGTCGCAGGCGCATCGCATGCCGCCGCCGCAATTGCGCGACGTGCTCGACGGCGAGTGGGGCAAAGGCTGGCGCGACCGGTTCAAGAGCTTCAACGCCACGCCGATTGCGGCCGCCTCGATCGGCCAGGTCCACCGTGCGGTGCTGCCCGATGGTCGCGAGGTCGCGATCAAGGTGCAATATCCCGGCGTGCGCGAGAGCATCGACAGCGATGTCGACAACGTCACCAGCCTGCTGCGGATTTCGGGCCTGGTGCCCAAGGAACTCGACCTCACCCCGCTGCTCGACGAGGCCAAGCGGCAATTGCACGAGGAAGCCGACTATCTGCGCGAAGCCGAGCAGATGGACCTTTACGCCGATCGGCTGGAGGGCGACGATCGCTACGTGGTTCCGCGCTCGATTGCCGAACTCACCACGCCGCGCGTGCTGGTGATGGACTTTGTCGAGGCCAGGCCGATCGAAACGCTCGACGACGAGCCGCAGGAGATCCGCGATCGCGCGATGGCCGAACTGATCGCGCTGCTGCTGCGCGAATTGTTCGAATTCGGCGTGATGCAAACCGATCCGAACTTCGCCAATTATCGCTACCAGCCCGACAGCGGCAAACTCGTGCTGCTCGATTTCGGGGCCACGCGCGATATCGCCCCGGCCATCGCCGAAAGCTATCGCCGCCTGTTCGCCGCCGGGCTAGCAAAGGATCGCGATGCCGTGCGCGCGGCGGCGGTGGATGCGGGCTTCGTCGGCCCCGGCGTGCTCGCCAACCATCGCGAAGCGCTCGACGATATGATCGACATCGTGATCGCAGAGATGACCCGCGAAGGGCCGTTCGATTTCGGAGACCGCGCCTTCGTGCAGGTGCTGCGCGAGCAGGGCATGGACATGGCGACCGACCGTGCAACCTGGCACCTGCCGCCTGCCGAAACGATCTTCGTCCAGCGCAAGATCAGCGGCACCGCGCTCTTGGCTGCGCGCTTCAAGGCCCGGGTCGATATCCGCGGCCTCGCCCGCCCCTATCTCGACAAGGACCCGCGCATCGCCTGATAGGCCGCCGCCGCAACCGTGTTCGCAAGGTTGAGCGAGCGGACCTTGTCACTTCGCATCGGCAGGTTCACCATCTGCGTACCGTGCGCATCGACGATCGCCTGCGGCAGCCCCTTGGTTTCGCGACCGAACACGAGATAGGCATCGTCGGGATAAGCGGGCTCGTAAAAGCTGCGCGGCGCGTATTCCTCGAACAGGAACATCTGGTCGTCACGCGGCGCGCGCTCTTCCAGAAACGCCTCCCAACTCGCGAATTCCGCCAGCCGGATATGCTGCCAGTAATCGAGCCCCGATCGCTTCAGCCGCTTGTCCGAAATCTCGAACCCGAGTGGGTGGATCAGCACCAGCTCCATATCCAGCGCCACGCAGGTGCGCCCCACCGCGCCGGTATTACCGGGGATTTCCGGGTGGACGAGAACGATGGAGGTCATCGCGCGCGGATCAGGCCGATCAGGAACAATGCCCAGCCGACCGTCAGCGCTGCGCTCGACGAGACGATGATTGTCGTCACCGCATTCTCTGCGATGAGGGCGGCAGAATAACCGGCGCCGGCCATCGGTAGCGCTTCGCTGGCACCGGTGGTCGCAGCCAGCGTGATCCCCAACCACAGGCCGACCATCCCTGCGGCTAGCGTCCAGCGCGCGACAATCTCGGTTCGCGCATTCCAGCGAACCCTTGGCCAGAAAAGCGCAGCGACCATAACGGCTACGCCGCTTTGGACGGCGTCGAGGTGTGCGGAGAGCGCCATCCGGGGATTGGCGAACAGATCGACCGCAGCCCCTTGGAGCAGCCCTGCGAGAAACAGCGCAGCGCCGACAATCGCGAGCGATCGCGCTGACGGCGGCAGCGCCGGTTCGATCACCCCAGCTTGTCCTTCAGGATCTGGTTGACCACCGCCGGGTTGGCCTTGCCCTGCATCGCCTTCATCGTCTGGCCGACGAAGAAGCCGAACAGCTTGTCCTTGCCGCCCTTGTACTGTTCGACCTTATCCTGGTTGCCCGCAAGGATATCGTCGATCGCGGCCTCGATCGCGCCGGTGTCGGAGACCTGCTTGAGGCCTTCGGTCTCGGCGATCTCGTCGGGCTCGCGGCCTTGCTTCAGCACGATTTCGTAGATTTCCTTGGCCTGGCCGCCCGAAATCTCGCCCTTGTCCTGCATCGCGAGGATGCTGGCCTGGCGTTCGGCAGTGGCGTTGGCCGGATCGGCCTCGTCGCCCAGCGATTTGATCACGCCGGGCGCGACCGAGAGCGCCCAGTTGGCGACCTGCGTGGCAACCGCCTTGGCATCCTTGCCGATCGTCTTGGCGGTGGCATCGAGCAGCGTTTCGAAGCGCGCGAAGGTCTCGACCTCGGCGGTCAGTTCGCGGGCGTTGTAGTCCGTCAGACCCAGCTCGCCGGTGTAGCGCGCGCGCTTGGCATCGGGGAGTTCGGGCAGCGACGCGCGACATTCCTCGAGGAAAGCGTCTTCCAGCTCGATCGGGAGCAGGTCGGGATCGGGGAAGTAGCGATAATCGTGCGCGTCTTCCTTCGATCGCATGGTGCGCGTGGTGCCAGCGCCCGGATCGAACAGGCGCGTTTCCTGATCGACGGTCCCGCCATCCTCGAGCACGTCTACCTGGCGGCGCGCCTCGTATTCGACGACCTGCTGGACGAAGCGCACCGAGTTCACGTTCTTGGTTTCGGTGCGGGTGCCCAGTTCGCTATCGCCGACCTTGCGGACCGAGACGTTGACGTCGGCGCGCATCGAACCTTCTTCCATATTGCCGTCGCACGAGCCGACATAGCGCAGGATAGAGCGCAGCTTGCGCACATAGGCCCCGGCCTCTGCGGGCGAGGTCATATCGGGGCGCGAGACGATTTCCATCAGCGCCACGCCGCTGCGATTGAGATCGACATAAGACATGGTCGGATGCTGGTCATGCATCAGCTTGCCCGCGTCCTGTTCCACATGGATGCGTTCGATCCCGATGACCTTGTCTTGCGCGATGCCAGCCTTCTCGTCGGCATCGATCACCAGCTGCCCCTCGCCCACGATCGGATGATAGAGCTGCGAGATCTGATAGCCCTGCGGCAGATCGGCATAGAAATAGTTCTTGCGGTCGAACCGCGACCACGCGTTGATCTGCGCCTCGATCGCCATGCCGGTGCGCACCGCCTGGCGGATGCACTCGCGATTGGGCACGGGCAGCATGCCCGGCATCGCCGCGTCGACGAGGCTGACGTTGCAATTGGGCTCCGACCCGAACTGGGTAGAGGCGCCCGAAAACAGCTTCGAGTCCGAAGTGACCTGCGCGTGGACTTCGAGGCCGATCACGACCTCCCACTCGCCCGTTGCGCCCTGAATTGTGTATTTGCTCATGACCACCACTGCTCCGGCTGGGCGGAGAACCCGGCCCGCTTCTCGATCGCCAGCCCGGCGTTCAGCACGCCCTGCTCGTCGAAGGGTTTGCCGACCAGCTGGAGACCCAGCGGCAGGCCGTCGCCGTTCAGCCCGCACGGCACACTCATCGCGGGCAGACCCGCGAGCGAAGCAGGCACCGCGAAGACGTCGTTGAGATACATCGTCAGCGGATCGTCATCGAGGCTGCCGAGTGCGAAGCTCGCGGTGGGGCAGGTGGGCGCGAGGATCACGTCGCACTTTTCCCACGCCTGCTCGAAATCGCGCGCCACCAGCGTGCGGACCTTCTGCGCCTGCGTGTAATAGGCGTCGTAGAAACCGGCGCTCAGCACGTAGGTGCCGATCATCACGCGGCGTTTCACCTCGTCGCCGAAGCCTTCCGCGCGGGTGGCGGCGTACATGTCCTGCAAACCGGCGCCATCGGGAAGATCGCGCAAGCCGTAGCGCACGCCGTCATAGCGCGCGAGGTTGGACGAGGCTTCGGCCGGGGCGATGATGTAATAGGCGGGCAGCGCGTATTTGGTGTGCGGCAGCGAGATATCG is part of the Alteriqipengyuania halimionae genome and encodes:
- a CDS encoding ABC1 kinase family protein, which translates into the protein MADDETDPADKARYRKVPSGRASRLGAFGKLAGGVAGGLLGEGARRLARGERPKMRDLLLTPGNARRLTDQLSHLRGAAMKMGQMISMDAGDMLPPELSEILSALRSQAHRMPPPQLRDVLDGEWGKGWRDRFKSFNATPIAAASIGQVHRAVLPDGREVAIKVQYPGVRESIDSDVDNVTSLLRISGLVPKELDLTPLLDEAKRQLHEEADYLREAEQMDLYADRLEGDDRYVVPRSIAELTTPRVLVMDFVEARPIETLDDEPQEIRDRAMAELIALLLRELFEFGVMQTDPNFANYRYQPDSGKLVLLDFGATRDIAPAIAESYRRLFAAGLAKDRDAVRAAAVDAGFVGPGVLANHREALDDMIDIVIAEMTREGPFDFGDRAFVQVLREQGMDMATDRATWHLPPAETIFVQRKISGTALLAARFKARVDIRGLARPYLDKDPRIA
- a CDS encoding tRNA (cytidine(34)-2'-O)-methyltransferase gives rise to the protein MTSIVLVHPEIPGNTGAVGRTCVALDMELVLIHPLGFEISDKRLKRSGLDYWQHIRLAEFASWEAFLEERAPRDDQMFLFEEYAPRSFYEPAYPDDAYLVFGRETKGLPQAIVDAHGTQMVNLPMRSDKVRSLNLANTVAAAAYQAMRGSLSR
- a CDS encoding hydrogenase; this translates as MIEPALPPSARSLAIVGAALFLAGLLQGAAVDLFANPRMALSAHLDAVQSGVAVMVAALFWPRVRWNARTEIVARWTLAAGMVGLWLGITLAATTGASEALPMAGAGYSAALIAENAVTTIIVSSSAALTVGWALFLIGLIRAR
- the gatB gene encoding Asp-tRNA(Asn)/Glu-tRNA(Gln) amidotransferase subunit GatB translates to MSKYTIQGATGEWEVVIGLEVHAQVTSDSKLFSGASTQFGSEPNCNVSLVDAAMPGMLPVPNRECIRQAVRTGMAIEAQINAWSRFDRKNYFYADLPQGYQISQLYHPIVGEGQLVIDADEKAGIAQDKVIGIERIHVEQDAGKLMHDQHPTMSYVDLNRSGVALMEIVSRPDMTSPAEAGAYVRKLRSILRYVGSCDGNMEEGSMRADVNVSVRKVGDSELGTRTETKNVNSVRFVQQVVEYEARRQVDVLEDGGTVDQETRLFDPGAGTTRTMRSKEDAHDYRYFPDPDLLPIELEDAFLEECRASLPELPDAKRARYTGELGLTDYNARELTAEVETFARFETLLDATAKTIGKDAKAVATQVANWALSVAPGVIKSLGDEADPANATAERQASILAMQDKGEISGGQAKEIYEIVLKQGREPDEIAETEGLKQVSDTGAIEAAIDDILAGNQDKVEQYKGGKDKLFGFFVGQTMKAMQGKANPAVVNQILKDKLG